GACGAAGTTGCTTGGCGGTCTGCTGGCTCTATGCCTGCTGGCCGCAACACTGCTTGTGGGACCGTGTCTGGCGGCGGAGTACAAAATAGGCGTGGTCACGCCCACCTTGTCCGCCAGCGAGGATGAATTCCGCGGGGCCGAGATGACGGCCAAGGCCTATCCGGGCATGATCAAGCACATCACCCTGCCGGAAAATTTCTCTGCCGAGCAGGAAACGGCCATCACGCAAATCCTTAGCCTGGCTGACGATCCGGCCATGAAGGCCATCGTGATTTGCGCCGGGTACTCGGGCATCCTGCCGGCCATTCAGAAGGTCAAGGAAAAGCGGCCGGACATGCGCTTCATCACCGCGCCCATTTGGGACGATCCGGACATGATGGCCAAATATGTGGATCTGGCCCTGGATACCGACTGGCTGCGGCGCGGCGAGACCATCCCTGCCAAGGCCCAGAAAATGGGCGCCAAAACGTTCATCCACTATTCCTTCCCCACGCACATGACCAAGGAACTCCTGGTGAAGCGCCGCGACGCCATGAAGGCCACCTGCGAAAAGCTGGGCATGACCTTTGTGGAAGTGAGCACCCCGGACCCCCAGGCAGGCAACGGCCCCGCGGCCATGCTGCAGTTCCTCCAGGAGGACATCCCGCGGCAAATAACCAAATATGGCAAGGATACCGCCATTTTTGGCACCAACTGCCCCATGCAGGATGTCATCATCGCCAAGGCCCTGGAACTGGGGTTCATCATGCCCGAGCAGTGCTGCCCCACGCCCACCCAGGGCTATCCCGCGGCCATGGGCCTGGAAATCAAGCCTGAGGA
This sequence is a window from Megalodesulfovibrio gigas DSM 1382 = ATCC 19364. Protein-coding genes within it:
- a CDS encoding DUF3798 domain-containing protein, encoding MTKLLGGLLALCLLAATLLVGPCLAAEYKIGVVTPTLSASEDEFRGAEMTAKAYPGMIKHITLPENFSAEQETAITQILSLADDPAMKAIVICAGYSGILPAIQKVKEKRPDMRFITAPIWDDPDMMAKYVDLALDTDWLRRGETIPAKAQKMGAKTFIHYSFPTHMTKELLVKRRDAMKATCEKLGMTFVEVSTPDPQAGNGPAAMLQFLQEDIPRQITKYGKDTAIFGTNCPMQDVIIAKALELGFIMPEQCCPTPTQGYPAAMGLEIKPEDAGDFDKINAQIKERAAKANVTGRLSTWPVPVGVFFPKFAVEAARASIEGSMSLTDLAALSALARKVAGVEVSFSPMKDGINNYYLIIMDSIIY